AAAAATAGTTCAGAGACTGGGGCATTAATGACCCCATGCAACCCACAGCCAGATGTTGCCAAGGCCTGATAAAGAGGATGAAATTGTTCAGATACAGGACTGCAAAATTGGCATTTCCATCTTGCCTTTCTTCCaagttgtttaatactgtttaatTTTGGTCAGGTTGAGTGGGATACTAGTCCAAGCGAAACGGGGATTTGAATTGGACTGTTCCTGATCCTATTCAGATTCACTGTGAACTGGCCTGTCTCAGGGCCAAAGCCAATAGGTGATTTGGAATGCAGCTTCCTTAAGGCTCAGTCACTACGGTCTGTGGCCAAGGGAGGTACCGATTGGCAGTTCGGGCAGGTGAAATAGGCAGCATTGTTGCCGTGGTGATAAGAACTTGAGAAGCTTCTTTCTTTTGCTACTTCAGCCTCCAGACTCTGCCAGCCAGCTTTGGTGATGACTGTAGCAAGTGCTTATTTTAAGAGCAAAAGTGTAGCTTGTTGGATGCATACAGCTCTTGAAGCCCCAAATGCAGACCTTGGGATTGCTCAGAAACTCCTCAAAGCCTCTTCATTAAATATTGGACTGATTTTAGAGTGATTTCTCCCCAAACCATCCAAAAGATACGCAGGCCACCCAAAATGTTCCAACACTGCCCAAAAAGGCAATAGTTTGCTCCCCTGGACTCCCCCACCTTTCCAAaacaggaaaaggggggaaattggTCAAAATGTCCACTGGAGGTAACTAATTGAAATGTGCTGCTGTGGTTGGCTAGGCAAGTGCAGAAGAACGAATGGCCACTGCCATGTTCCCAGTTGTCCACCTATTCTAGAGAGCTATCCTTGAAAAACCATTTTTCAGTGATTTGATGTCAACTCTTGCAGCAAGGAAGCTGAACAAAGCACTTCTAAATGTCTGCCCAAAAGCATGTCATACCGAATTCAATGATTCCTACTCCTAAATGAAGTGGCATAAGACCACAGAGTGACTCATCTTGCTTTTAGTGAGACTTAAAGACTTCTGCCTTATCATACACACCTTTATCCAGAACTGCagagaaaatgtattgacttaaaATGGGAATCCAGGTGGATTAACATGCACAGTGTAGGTGGATGAGAAATGCGGCCTGTGTGCCCTTCTAGATGCCATCCTTATTCTTGGCTGTGCTAGGGATGATGGAGTCAGTATGAATACCACtaacacaggcatggacaaacttgggccctccaggcgttttggatatcaattcccacaattcctaattgcctactggctgtaaggaattgtgggagttgaagtccaaaactgaagttttcccatgcctgcaataacatctggaggaccagatgttgttattgttgtggtagcGGTGTGCTTTCACCTCCATCTTTTGGTGACTccaaggtgaccctatcatgggttttcctgtcaagatttgttcaaatgaagtttgtccttgccttcctctgaggctgggagaataTGACTCGCCCAAGGTGGCTCTCAATGAGCTAGTGGGGTTTCGGTTTCTTGCAGTCCTAGTCCAATACctaaaccactatgccatgcaGATAGGCTCATAGTTCCCTAGTTGTGATCTAGATAACAGTGTTCTGCTCATTTCTCAATGCACCTTGAAAATACATGCTTTGCTCTGAatcagtagttcttaacctgtgggtctccagatgttttggccttaaattcccagaaatcctaacagctgataaactggctgggatttctgggagttgtaggccaaaacacctggggacccactggttgagaaccactgttctaaattgaAGTAGCATATTTTCTCTATTAAAGGAGTTTCGTGCTGCTTTTGATTGTGCGTTTCTCCTTTATCAGGTATGCAACTGTTTTCAAAGGCTGCTTGACTTTGTATTCTGGACGCGGAGGAGACCTACAAAAAGTTGGAGAGTAAGTCCTTATCCCGATGTTGCTCAGCAGAGTTGAGGATTGGGCAGGTGGATTTCCACTGGTAGCCATCCTCCCACTAGAGGGGGACCTGATTTGTCATTAGGAGCTGAACCCACCCAGCCTCAGCTCAGATCACAGAATACTGGTGTGAGTTTTTTTTTAGCTGGTTCATTTAAAAGTTTTTAATATCCAAGGATCTTAGGGGGGCATATAACACAGTCAGTTTAAACAGGGAGAATAACTTTTACAGACTGAAATTAAATTAACAGTTTCAGAAGTTAAAATCTGACACTTGAAGAAGCTATTCAAGTAATGGACCTGTGCAGGTTTGAATTAAATAGGTTGACTGCAAAGCTGGAGTCTCAAGTACTAAAAAGTAATGTTTTAGgacagacataggcaaacatcaGCCTTCCctgtgttgtggacttcaacggctgttaggaattgtgggaattgaagtccgaatcacctggaaggccgaagctTGCCCATGGCTGTTTTAGGGGGTGCCAGAGTGACACCAGTGTGAGTGCTAGTTGGGCCTCCAAGGGgagggcttcccccccccccccaatctccctTTTATTTTATGTTGGGCTTTTTAGATTTGGAGTTTGACTGCAACGACTCTTTTAATGAATCCCTTTTGGCTGAAGTGCAGTGCAAAATGGCTTTAGTAAATAATGATGCATACTGAAAGTGGAAATGGTTTAAAAGTGTGATGGTTGCTTATGTAATTGGTGTTGTCTCTTTGCCTCAGGTTTTGTATGGTTTACTCAGAAGTGCCAAATTTTAGTGAGCCAAACCCAGAGTATGTTGCTCAGCAGTCACAAAACAAAAATGTGAGTATTGCCTTGAATGATGTTTGGGAAGTGGAATGCATTTTGATAGTAGGATTATTTATCATTGCAGACTATTCCTAACCCAGTCAGATAGATCTGCACcactattatttgtattattatcattattattattattattatattattattattattccttgccCTATGGAAGGGAAAGTGATAgtagagtattgtcgaaggctttcatggctagaatcactgcgttgttgtaggcttttgggattttattgccatgttctagaagcattctctcctgaagttttgcctgcatctgtggcaagcatcctcagaggttgtgaagatgcttgccacagatgcaggttctgaggatgcttgccacagatgcaggcgaaacctcaggagagaatgcttctagaacatggccatacaacccaaaaaacctacaacaactctgaTGGTAGAGTTTTAAGGATTATAAATCTTAACCATGTAGGAATCAGCTCAATGAAGCTGCCTTTTAGGTCCAGAACCTGAGGCTTTCCTAGGAGCTTGCCATGGTAGTTAACATGGATTCTCACACTATtcatgtgtagtgtgaaaggatccAAGATGATAATTTCAAAATTCCCTGGCCTACCTATATTACTATGGACATTTAACAAGTATTTTGTGGATCCTGTATTCCTTTTCCTCTATATGCCCTGATATTCCAAATGGTTGTAAGCTTTTTATACCATTTATCCCTAACTCTGCACCCCATCCCTAATTGTGCAATTTATATTGCCATTCAAACCTATTTTGGTGAGACTTGTTTGTCCAAGTTTCCTCTTGTGTCTACGAAATCTGCATTAATAATGTGAGTAATCTTTGGCTTTCTCTCATAGACGCAGAATGACAACGCAGCCCCCACAGCCCCCCAGACTGCGCCAGGACCCTCCACATCATCGGCAGGTAGGCAGTTAGTCCATTCACCCCACTCATCTGAGGAGAACAAAAATCATGTCTGGTCAATTTGGTTTGTTTCACCATAAGGAGGAGGGGTCATTGTCCTATTGAACACGGTGGACTGTATGCTTACCAGAGAGTAAATCCTATTGTGTACAGAGAAAAGGTGAGCAGAATGCACCAACTGGACTATTTTCGTGCCCTCTAGAGCTTCAAAATACTTTTCTTTCGGCCCAGGGAAGTCCcttttttaaaacaggaaataaaaatgCTCCCTGTGCTCCCTAGAAGGCATTTATGGGGGAAAATCTTGTTTTCTATGGGGAGTGCAGTAGAGGGTTGTATATTCCCACAGTTGCCTActgtttatttaccatatttctaccccactcttcttaacccaaaagggactcagggtggccttacggataggcaacaattcaatgccatataaaacaaacaatcaattaaaataaacaatttcattttaaaaatagaattaaaatgtttttgcagtaacattttaaaaagcacacagtCCAAAGCCATATTGTTGTCATACAGAGATATGCTTCTGAGCAAAACAGCATTGCATTCTGCAGCCAGAGTTTGTGAAAGttagttttttgcactacaattcccaaaatttgGGAGGTATTGTCAGAAACGGTAACGTATCTCAAACTCTGGCTTTCAGTCTTGTTGCATATTGACCTCAAAATAAATCCCACTGAACCAGTAAACACTTGCCAGTAAACACTTTGACTTCAAAATGGCAGCACTCAccatttgatgcagtttgaagctagcttcaaagcTAGCTTTTATAGTTTGCTGTCTGGCTGCTccgtttgaagctagcttcaaactgggGCAGCCAGACAGCAAACTATAAAAGCACACGAAATAACACCTTTAATATACATAAGTGTTTCATAGTTTGTGCCGTCACTATCTgtgcctcaaactggttccaggatttcctttgTCATCATCTACACAACCaagccactttcttcaatactggtttgaaactgtttTAAATGGTGAGTGTACATGGGGGCCATGTCACCATTTTGAAGGAGGGGGGAAACTGTTTGGAACCCATATGGGAAGAGTTGATGTTGCCAGTTGCGTCCACCCTCTGAGTCCAGTTATATAGGTATTGAACCCCCCCCACCCCGCTAAATCCTCCAAACCTATCAAAAACCTCAAATTTTAGAAAAGTTCAatgttctcctttcttttctttctctctctccccctcctgccAGCTACAGACAACCAGAATGGCAATGGGTTGATCACCTCTGGCCCCAGCAGCTCCGCACACCCCCCTGCTGCCCCCACGCACCCCACTAGTGGCCGCATCACCCGGAGTCAGCCCAACCACCAGAgcggaagttcaacagggacaggTTCCTCTTCCAATGCTGTCAGCAATGGCAAAGAGACAAGGCGAAGCAGCAAGA
This genomic interval from Anolis sagrei isolate rAnoSag1 chromosome 2, rAnoSag1.mat, whole genome shotgun sequence contains the following:
- the NABP2 gene encoding SOSS complex subunit B1, producing MTTETLVKDIKPGLKNLNLIFIVLETGRVTKTKDGHEVRTCKVADKSGSINISVWDDVGNLIQPGDIIRLTKGYATVFKGCLTLYSGRGGDLQKVGEFCMVYSEVPNFSEPNPEYVAQQSQNKNTQNDNAAPTAPQTAPGPSTSSAATDNQNGNGLITSGPSSSAHPPAAPTHPTSGRITRSQPNHQSGSSTGTGSSSNAVSNGKETRRSSKR